A genome region from Erigeron canadensis isolate Cc75 chromosome 3, C_canadensis_v1, whole genome shotgun sequence includes the following:
- the LOC122594503 gene encoding E3 ubiquitin-protein ligase CCNB1IP1 homolog isoform X2, producing MRCNACWRELEGRAISTTCGHLLCNEDASKILSNDAACPVCDQVLSKSLMKPVDINPNDEWINMAMAGISPQILMKSAYRSVMFFIGQKELEMQFKMNRIVAQCRQKCEAMQEKFTEKMEQVHTAYQKMAKKCQMMEQEIENLSKDKQELQEKFSEKSRQKRKLDEMYDQLRSEYESIKRSAIQPANNFFSRTEPDLFASPANMMDNRDAMRKGPREDIWPQTTRQNSSNSGPFDISASPPAKPSAIPVETRRPVGRPMFGGGVGGGGSGASNPSTTLRNLILSPMKRPQLSRSRPQLFT from the exons ATGAGATGCAACGCGTGCTGGCGGGAGCTGGAAGGCAGAGCTATATCTACTACGTGTGGACATCTGTTGT GCAATGAAGATGCAAGTAAGATACTAAGCAATGATGCAGCTTGCCCTGTTTGTGATCAAGTTCTTTCTAAAAG TCTCATGAAACCAGTGGATATCAACCCAAACGATGAATGGATAAAT ATGGCTATGGCTGGCATATCTCCGCAGATAC TAATGAAGAGTGCATACAGAAGCGTTATGTTCTTCATTGGACAAAAAGAACTAGAAATGCAATTCAAGATGAACAGGATAGTCGCTCAGTGCAGGCAGAAATGTGAGGCAATGCAAGAGAAGTTTACAGAAAAAATGGAGCAAGTGCATACAGCATATCAGAAAATGGCCAAAAAGTGCCAGATGATGGAACAAGAAATTGAGAATTTGTCTAAAGATAAACAAGAGCTCCAAGAAAAGTTTTCTGAGAAATCCAG GCAAAAGCGAAAGCTGGATGAGATGTATGACCAATTGAGAAGTGAGTACGAGTCGATAAAACGATCAGCTATTCAACCTGCAAACAACTTCTTCTCAAGGACAGAACCTGACTTGTTTGCCAGTCCAGCTAACATGATGGATAATAGAGATGCCATGAGGAAAG GACCCCGGGAAGATATATGGCCACAAACAACAAGACAGAACAGTTCCAACTCTGGCCCATTTGACATCTCTGCTAGCCCACCTGCTAAACCTTCAGCAATTCCAGTTGAAACCAGAAGACCGGTTGGTCGCCCCATGTTTGGAGGTGGAGTTGGTGGTGGCGGAAGTGGAGCTAGCAATCCCTCTACAACGTTGAGAAACCTCATTTTATCACCAATGAAGCGGCCTCAGCTCTCTCGTAGCCGGCCTCAATTGTTCACGTAA
- the LOC122594503 gene encoding E3 ubiquitin-protein ligase CCNB1IP1 homolog isoform X1, giving the protein MRCNACWRELEGRAISTTCGHLLCNEDASKILSNDAACPVCDQVLSKSLMKPVDINPNDEWINMAMAGISPQILMKSAYRSVMFFIGQKELEMQFKMNRIVAQCRQKCEAMQEKFTEKMEQVHTAYQKMAKKCQMMEQEIENLSKDKQELQEKFSEKSRQKRKLDEMYDQLRSEYESIKRSAIQPANNFFSRTEPDLFASPANMMDNRDAMRKDWSVITPDTPGPREDIWPQTTRQNSSNSGPFDISASPPAKPSAIPVETRRPVGRPMFGGGVGGGGSGASNPSTTLRNLILSPMKRPQLSRSRPQLFT; this is encoded by the exons ATGAGATGCAACGCGTGCTGGCGGGAGCTGGAAGGCAGAGCTATATCTACTACGTGTGGACATCTGTTGT GCAATGAAGATGCAAGTAAGATACTAAGCAATGATGCAGCTTGCCCTGTTTGTGATCAAGTTCTTTCTAAAAG TCTCATGAAACCAGTGGATATCAACCCAAACGATGAATGGATAAAT ATGGCTATGGCTGGCATATCTCCGCAGATAC TAATGAAGAGTGCATACAGAAGCGTTATGTTCTTCATTGGACAAAAAGAACTAGAAATGCAATTCAAGATGAACAGGATAGTCGCTCAGTGCAGGCAGAAATGTGAGGCAATGCAAGAGAAGTTTACAGAAAAAATGGAGCAAGTGCATACAGCATATCAGAAAATGGCCAAAAAGTGCCAGATGATGGAACAAGAAATTGAGAATTTGTCTAAAGATAAACAAGAGCTCCAAGAAAAGTTTTCTGAGAAATCCAG GCAAAAGCGAAAGCTGGATGAGATGTATGACCAATTGAGAAGTGAGTACGAGTCGATAAAACGATCAGCTATTCAACCTGCAAACAACTTCTTCTCAAGGACAGAACCTGACTTGTTTGCCAGTCCAGCTAACATGATGGATAATAGAGATGCCATGAGGAAAG ATTGGTCCGTTATCACCCCTGACACTCCAGGACCCCGGGAAGATATATGGCCACAAACAACAAGACAGAACAGTTCCAACTCTGGCCCATTTGACATCTCTGCTAGCCCACCTGCTAAACCTTCAGCAATTCCAGTTGAAACCAGAAGACCGGTTGGTCGCCCCATGTTTGGAGGTGGAGTTGGTGGTGGCGGAAGTGGAGCTAGCAATCCCTCTACAACGTTGAGAAACCTCATTTTATCACCAATGAAGCGGCCTCAGCTCTCTCGTAGCCGGCCTCAATTGTTCACGTAA